CAGAGGGATTTGATCCGGTATTATGCAGATATCCGGTATATCGCCGATGAGAAGACGCGGCGGACTTATGACGCGCTGGAGAGTTGGCCCGCCAGGCTGGCGTTTTTGAAGGTGTTTTGGAAGCAGTTGGACGATGTGCCGGATACGCCGACCAATGAGCGTCTGTTGCAGCATTTGATACGTATGCATTATGTGGAGACACATTTTGGGGCTGGCGTAAGGGGGGCGGATACGGACCGGGGACGGGTTTATATTCAGTATGGGCCGCCCGATGACATTGATTACCGGACTTCTGCGGCGGGACAGAAGCCTTCGGAGGTCTGGTTTTACGAGACCCATCGGCGCTACGAGTTTGTGTTTAGAGATCGGCGAGGTACAGGGGTTTACGAATTGGTTCATTCCTCTTATCCGGGGGAGTTGTCCCATCCGTACTGGTGGCGGGAGTTTTAGTTTACAATCTCGATGGCAAGTCGGGTGGCGGGTCACCGACTGTGGATTTGCCATTGCGGAGGAAGGGTTCGGCGTTGCCCCAGAGTTTGCTGCCGTCGGATGATAGGATGGGTTCGCAGGAGTATTGGCCCAGGTACGCGCGGCGCAGTTTTGGGGTGGTGTTGGTGCTGCTGCTGTGGAAGACGATGCTGGAGAAGGCGACGATGCTTCCTGCGGGAACTTCTGCAATGAGGCCGGGGTCGCTGCCAAAGTAGCCGACTTTGTCGTTGCTGCCTTCTTCGACGATGTGGTGTACCCACGAGCGGATGCCGCTGCGCGAATAGGGCAGGAGGTGGACGGTGCCGTTTTCTTCACTCATATCGTCGAGCGCACACCAGCAGGTGAGATACGGTTTGTGGTCGGGATAACCGACATAGCCGGAGTCCTGATGCCACGAGAATTTCATGCCGGTTTCCGCGCCTTTGACGACGTATTGTTCCCAGAAGAGGTACGCGTTGTCGCCGAGGGTGGCACGGCATATTTCGGCCATGAGGTCGCTGAAGAGGAAGGCGCGAAGTTTGGGTTGCTGGCGAAAGCAGTTGGAGACGAAGTAGCGTTTGTTGCGGTGGTTGATGCCGATGGTGTCCGTGCCCTGTTCGTCCATGCGCGCGTGCATGGTGTCGATGAAGGTCTGGCATTCGTCGCGCAGGAGTTCGAGGTGGTGCTCGGGTATGACGGCTTCGAGGATGAAATAGCCTTCGTCTTTGTATTGTTGTTTTTGCGCTTCGGTGATGGTGACGGACATGGTGAACCCTATGATAAGACATCGCGTACGCAGGGAAATTCGCGCCAGATGTCCTGGAAGCCTTCGTTGCCGTTTTTGTCGCAGTCGATGTGGCGGAGGCGCGCGATGGCGGCGTAGCGTATGTTGGGCGAGGCATTGGGGCCACCGGTGTGGATCATCTGATGGTGTGCGATGATGAGGTCGCCGGCGTTGCCGGTGACCATGTCCGGGCCTTCGGGCAGGTCAACGCGCGGGGTGCCGTTGGAGAGTGTTTCGAGGCCCTCGCGTTTGAGGTAGTTTTCGAAGAAGCGATGGGATCGGGGCCAGACGGTGAAGTTGCCGCTGTAGGGTTCGGGTACGTCGGCGAGATAGATGACGGCGAAGGCGGTGAATCCGCGGCGGTACACGCCTTTTGGCATGCCGTTTGTGCCGGTGCCCATGCCGTCGAGATGGCCGCGCGGTTCGGGTGGGACTTCGCCGATTACTGTGGGAAAGCGCGGGGCGACTTGCGCGCCTTTGATGGGTTTTTGCAAGTTGCCCTCTCCCATGAGCGATTCGGCGAGAGAGATGACCGGGCTGGCGTTGAAGAGGTCCATGATGACCGGGGCGCCATTCAAGTCGCGGCAGAATTGCGCTGCGCGGTGTTTGGACATGTCTTCGCCATTTGGTCCCAGGATGCCGATGGAGTGGTTGACGGCCTGACGCGCGGTATCGACCATGGCTTTTGATATGGCTCCAGGTATTTTGACGTAACCGCGGTCGTAAAATTCGCGGATTTGTTCGGGTGTGAGTTGCATAGCGTGGCTCCTGTAAGTGAACGTGTGTTATATAATTATTGCTAAATTTACGAATAGTAAAATGCAGAGACAATAGTTATGTGCATGACGCCGGATGTGTTTATGTCTCAGATGCAAGGCGTTTGATGGCGGTTTCTTTTCTTTCCACGCGTTCGTTGATGTGTTGCGAATATTCAGGTGTGCCGCAGAAGTCGTGGATGGTGGCGCGTTTGCGGTAGGGGACGTAATTGCCGAGGTGCCAGGCGCTGGAGCGGTAGAGGGCGAAGTCGCCCGCGTTGAGGCGCAGTTGAATAGCGCCGGGCATGTTGCGCGTGTAGTCGAGGCAGTCGCGTTCTTGTTGTTCGTGGGATACGGGTCTCTGATTGCGGAATTTTTCGCGGTCATAGGCGTTTTTGGCGGCGATTTCGCCGGGGAGGTTGCGCTGGCGATAGTGGCTGCCGGGTACGATCCAGGTGGCGGGGTCTTCGTATAGGGCACAGTTGATCTGGTTCTGGTAGTCGATGTGGAATGATTGCCATTGCCATTCTTCGCGAAATTCAGATTCGAATACTTCCCGGGGCATGTGATCGCGCCAGTCGCGGTGCCAGTCCGTACACCAGGGATATTCGGCGGGTTCGAGGAGGATGCCGGTGCGGTCGAGGTCGGCGTGGTAGTGCTGCGGGGTGAGGACGCGATGGATGGCGTCGTTGAGTTCTGGTAACGCGCCGTAGTCTTTGAAGGGGCGCTGGTCGAGGTCGTATTTTGCGATGGGCTGGAGACGCTGCGCCTGTGGTCCGGTGACTTCGCGCGCTATTTCCCTGGCTTTGTCGGCGACGCGGCGAAGGTCTGTGAGTAGGGATGTGGGTATGATGTCCCGGAAAACGGTATAGCCGAGGGTGTGGTAGTCGGCGATGTGTTTTTCTTTGAATTGGAAGGACATGATAGCACCTGCCTTTTGGTGTGGTGTTTTACAATTTCCAGCGCAGGATGGGTTTTCGCGCAGCGGTTGCTTCGTCCAGTCTTCGCACGGGTGTTGCGTGGGGGGCTTCTCTGAGCAGGTCGGGATTTTCTTCGGCTTCTTTTGCGATTTGAATCATGGCTTCGATAAAGTCGTTGACCTGTTCGAGGCTTTCGGTTTCGGTCGGTTCGATTAGCATGGTTTCGGGCGCGACATTGGGCAGGGGAAAGTAGATCGTGGGCGGATGGACGCCGTAATCGATCAGCCGT
This genomic interval from Gemmatimonadota bacterium contains the following:
- a CDS encoding phytanoyl-CoA dioxygenase family protein produces the protein MSVTITEAQKQQYKDEGYFILEAVIPEHHLELLRDECQTFIDTMHARMDEQGTDTIGINHRNKRYFVSNCFRQQPKLRAFLFSDLMAEICRATLGDNAYLFWEQYVVKGAETGMKFSWHQDSGYVGYPDHKPYLTCWCALDDMSEENGTVHLLPYSRSGIRSWVHHIVEEGSNDKVGYFGSDPGLIAEVPAGSIVAFSSIVFHSSSTNTTPKLRRAYLGQYSCEPILSSDGSKLWGNAEPFLRNGKSTVGDPPPDLPSRL